The following nucleotide sequence is from Psychroserpens sp. Hel_I_66.
GGGATGTCATTTCAAAAAATGGCAGAATATACAGACCAGATAGAATTGTAGTAGACTCAAATAATCAAGCAACAATTATAGATTACAAAACAGGTTTACAAGATTCCAAACATCGTGAACAGCTATTTGACTACCAATATATTTTGGAAGAAATGAATTTTAACGTTGTTAGAAAAGTTCTAATTTATATAAACGACGACATTGTGATAAAAGAATTTTAAATTTGTAAAAAACACTTATAGTATGTACGGAAAAATCCAACAACATTTACAAAACGAAATCGAATCTATAAAAAATGATGGGCTTTTTAAGGAAGAGCGAATCATCACTTCTCCACAAGGCGCAGAAATAACTTTGAATACAGGACAGAAAGTTTTAAATTTTTGTGCAAATAACTATCTGGGGCTATCCTCACATCCAGATGTTGTACAGGCAGCAAAAGACGCTATGGACACGCATGGATTTGGAATGTCTTCTGTACGTTTTATCTGCGGAACACAAGATATTCATAAAGAACTCGAACAAAAAATTGCCGATTTCTACGGAACAGAAGACACCATTTTATATGCTGCAGCTTTTGATGCAAATGGAGGTGTTTTTGAGCCACTTTTAGGCAAGGAAGATGCCATAATTTCAGATTCTTTAAATCACGCATCCATTATTGACGGTGTTCGCTTGTGCAAAGCAGCACGTTATCGTTATAACAATAACGACATGAAGGATCTAGAAGAACAGCTAATTGCTGCAAACGACAATGGTGCACGCTTTAAGATTATCGTAACAGATGGTGTATTTTCTATGGATGGTTTAGTCGCTCCATTAGATAAAATATGTGATTTAGCAGATAAATATGATGCATTGGTCATGATTGACGAATGTCACGCAACTGGTTTTATTGGTGAGACCGGTAGAGGGACCTTAGAAGAAAAAGGTGTTTTAGGTCGAATAGACATTATTACCGGAACATTAGGAAAAGCAATGGGTGGCGCAATGGGTGGTTACACAACCGCTAAAAAAGAAGTGATAGAAATATTAAGACAACGGTCAAGACCTTATCTGTTTTCAAATTCTTTGGCTCCAGCAATTGTAGGAGCGTCTATAAAAGTTTTTGATATGCTTGCAAATGACACATCATTGAGAGATACATTAGAAAGCAATACAAAGTATTTCAAAAAAGGAATGATGGATGCTGGATTTGATATTATTGATGGCGATTCTGCTATAGTCCCAGTAATGCTTTATGATGCGAAATTATCTCAAACCATGGCAAAAATGCTATTAAAAGAGGGTATTTATGTCATAGGATTCTTTTTCCCTGTAGTTCCTAAAGAGAAGGCTAGAATACGTGTTCAGCTATCTGC
It contains:
- the kbl gene encoding glycine C-acetyltransferase, with amino-acid sequence MYGKIQQHLQNEIESIKNDGLFKEERIITSPQGAEITLNTGQKVLNFCANNYLGLSSHPDVVQAAKDAMDTHGFGMSSVRFICGTQDIHKELEQKIADFYGTEDTILYAAAFDANGGVFEPLLGKEDAIISDSLNHASIIDGVRLCKAARYRYNNNDMKDLEEQLIAANDNGARFKIIVTDGVFSMDGLVAPLDKICDLADKYDALVMIDECHATGFIGETGRGTLEEKGVLGRIDIITGTLGKAMGGAMGGYTTAKKEVIEILRQRSRPYLFSNSLAPAIVGASIKVFDMLANDTSLRDTLESNTKYFKKGMMDAGFDIIDGDSAIVPVMLYDAKLSQTMAKMLLKEGIYVIGFFFPVVPKEKARIRVQLSAAHTKSHLDKAIAAFIKVGKELDVI